GATTGTTAGAACAGCTCCTGCTGCCATCGAAATCTGCTGGCTGTCGAGTGCCATCACGAGACGGGCACCGGCCGCCGCCAATCCTGCCAGGAACAGCGTTCCGCGCCAGCGGCCAACTAGAAGCGTAATAACCGGAAGTGCAACCATCCACGCGAGCAATACAAACTCACCGCGCACTACAGCGGGTGGGACTATCCCTGGGATACTCGAGTCGATTAATGAGAGATCAATGGCAGCGTAAATCGAAGCACTCGCGTACCGCCCGTAAAGGAGGCCAACGGCGGCACGCAGGGCCTGAATAAAGAACAGGCCGATCAAACCCGTCTCTGCGATACTTCTAAGTCGGTTTAAGGCTCCCACGCGATCCCCTCACTTGGATGCACCGCGGGCAACATGCGTCTGCCACGCGAACATGGTGTATAATGCCGCACAATTCTGTAGCCGCGACATCGCAAAGGATACCACGATGCAGCGTGTAGATACGATTCTGACCGGGGGCACCGTCGTTACGATGAACGACGGATTTCGGGTAATCCCGGATGGAGCGGTCGCAATCCGTGACGGCAACATCGTCGCCGTCGGCACGAGTAGTGAAATCGCCGCCTCATCAGAAGCGGACAGCATCGTCAACTGCCAAGGACAGTATATCTTACCCGGCCTCGTCAACGTCCACACTCACGTCCCGATGACGCTCCTGCGCGGGCTGTCCGACGACCTGCGTCTCGATGTGTGGCTATACGGCTATATCATGCCCACCGAACGTGAATTTGTCAGCCCGGATTTCTGCCGCGTTGGGACGCAGCTTGCATGCGCAGAGATGATCCGAGGCGGCGTTACTACTTTCACCGACATGTACTACTTCGAGGATGAGATCGCGCGGGCAACCGCGCAGGCAGGGATGCGCGCTGTACTGGGCGAAACTGTGCTCAAATTCCCGGCGCCTGATGCGGCCAGTTATGAGGACAGCCTCGCCTATGCGCGGAAATTCATTGAAACCTGGCGTGGCCACCCACTTATCACTCCCGCCGTCGCGCCACATGCCCCCTACTCCAACACTGAAGAAACCCTCAACAAGTGCGTCGAACTCGCGCTCGAGTTTGATGCGCCGCTGATCATCCACATCGCGGAAACGCACGCGGAGGTGGACGACCACCGCAAACAGTATAAGCAGACCCTCGTTCACTGGCTAAACAAGATCGGGCTTTTCAGAGCGCGGGTCATCGCGGCCCACTGTGTTGCGATTGACGAAACCGAGATGCGGATCTTTCGCGAAAAGGGCGGCGCAATTGCCCACTGCCCGAGTGCCAACCTGAAACTTTCCAGCGGCATCGCAGCAGTCCAGTCGATGCTTGATAACAAGGTCACCGTTGGCATCGGCACGGACGGCCCCGCAAGCAACAACGACCTTGACATGTTTGAGGAAATGCGGCTTGCGGCGCTGCTCGCCAAGACCCAACCGCTAAACCCGACCGCCCTGCCCGCAAAGATGGCGTTGTATATGGCTACGCTCGGCGGCGCCAAGGTCAATGGCCTCGATAAGGTTACGGGAAGTATTGAAGTCGGTAAAGCAGCGGACATGATCGTCTTTGACGCACTCCCGCTCCACAATACGCCGCACTATGACTTCAATCCCGACAACATATACTCACGGATCGTATATGCCGGTAAGGCATCCGACGTCGCGCACACGATGGTCGCTGGCCAATGGCTCATGCGCGATCGAGAACTGTTGACCATAAATGAGACGGAATTGCGAATCGAAGCTACCGGTTACTCTGGCAGAATTGGTGAGTTCCTGGCGAATTACCAGCGCAACGTGTTGAGTAAGCTGGTTGCGGTGTCGGTCGGCCTGGAGCGGTCGGAGAGTTTTGAGATTCAGGTCAAGGCGGTGTTACGCAACGCGTCGTCGATCGAAATGCTGCTCGACCATCCCGACGTCAAGATCATGCGAGAGACGCATTACCGCCAACATGATACCTATTTCCTCTTCAACGACCCGGCGGCAGGCCGCGTTCGCTACCGAGAAGATGACAAGATCGATGAAGATGGCCGGATACGCGAAGTGCGGGCGCGACTGACTTACATGTCGCCGCGCAAAGAACGGAGCATCGACTCGGCCGTTGCAGTATCTCGTTCGCGGTTCATATCTGCCGCTGACAGGCCGCTACGATTCTACAAAGAGTATTTCCAGGCCGATCAGGAGCGCACGGTCGAGAAGGATCGCCGCCGCTGGTCGATTGAGTATCGCGGCGTGCAATTCTATGTAAACATCGACGAAGTCCTGAACCCAGCACAGCAACAGATTTTCATTGAGCTCAAGAGCAATACCTGGTCAGCGCGCGATGCCGATTTCAAGGCGGCCCATGTTCAGGAAATGCTTCGAATCCTGGGCATCGAAGGTGACGATATTGTCACCGACGATTACCTCGAAATCCTGCCGGGTCCCACCAACAACTAGGACGCTCGTTATGACAGATACAACCTCCTACCATCTCGCCGTAGGTGCAATTCGCCAGTATACCGATGCCAAGCCAAAAATCGGACTGGTTTTGGGGTCTGGACTGGGTGTACTTGCCGATGAGGTCACGGGCGCTGTTGCTATCCCGTATGGATCAATTCCAGGCTGGCCGCGTTCGACCGTGCATGGTCACAGCGGACGACTGATTATCGGTCAGTTAGAAGGACACACGGTAGTATGCCAGCAGGGCCGGGCACATTACTACGAGGGCTACTCCGCCCAGGAAGTCAGCTTTCCGATTCGCGTTATGAAATTCCTCGGTGTCGACACTGTGATACTGACAAATGCTGCTGGCGGCGTGGACACTAACTACACCGCAGGTGACATCATGCTGATCAATGACCACATCAACTTCGTCGGTATGGGGGGTGCGCATGCCCTTCGCGGCCCGAACGACGACACTCTAGGCGAACGGTTCGTAGGCATGTCGCAGGCATACGATCGAGATCTTCGAACGAAGGCCAAGGACGTGGCCCAGGCAAACGGTATCGCCATGCATGAGGGGGTCTATACCTGCCTCTCCGGTCCAACTTTTGAAACGCCTGCAGAAGTCCGCATGCTCCGCGCGATAGGAACTGATGCGGTTGGGATGAGCACGGTCCATGAGGTTGTCGTTGCACGCCACATGGGGATGCGTGTCCTGGCGTTCTCGGCAATTACCAACAAAAGTATCGACGTGATCGACAGTGATATGGACGCAAATCACGAGGAGGTACTTGAGTTCGGCAAAATGATCGTACCGAAGCTCAAGACAATCATCCGAGGGGTCATTAACGCACTCTAACGCATGACGCTGATTGTCTTTCTCATCGAGCAACTTGCCATCGGCCTGTACATCTTCATCGGCATTGGCATTTACTTGTCTCTACGACGGCTCGCGCGCGCGACCTTTGAGCTTCGCGCAACTCGGTTTGAGCTCCAGCGTGACTTTGCGAGATATTCTCGGGCCAATGCACTGACGACAAGCGTTCTTCTAGTTGAGGCGGGCCTGATTGTATTGGGAATACAGAACTTCGTCGCGCCAACATTGCGCGCTACGCTGGACCTAGCCCCTTCTGTAGAAGACGTTATCATCGACATCGACTTCAACACGCCAACGGCCGAGCCGTTGGCGCAGATAAACATCGACGAGAACTCGATCCCTCTCGGCAGCTTCGGAAACGACCAGATCAGGATTACGCCAACGCCGACAGCGACACCCGTGGGCACGATCGAACCGGCGCCTGCAGCTATAGGCTGCGATACAAATGGCGCTCAACTTCAAATCCCCGCCAACGGCCAAGTGATCAAGCAGATCGTTGAGATCAGAGGCGTGGCGTTTACCGAAAACTTTGCAACATACAAACTCGAGATATCCGGCGACTTCACAGGGGGACAGTTTGCGACTATGGAGAGTTATACGCAGCCTGTAACCACACTCGGCTCGCTAAGTCAGTTCAATCCGGCGATTTATGCGGAAGGCACCTACCAGTTCCGCCTGGCCGTATTCGACATCAGCGACACTCTGCGCGAATCATGCAGCGTTACGATTTACGTTCGGCCGCCTGCCCCGACACCTACCCCAGGCGGCAGGTGAAATGTCACGGCCGCGAATAGGGTTTGTCGGAGCGGGTAAGGTTGGTTCCGTACTCGCTCGTGCATGGTTCCGGCAAGGGTATCAGATCGTTTCAGTCTACAGCCGGATGCAGCCGCACACGACTGAACTTGCGCGTGAAATTGGCGCCACAGCGGCCGAGTCTGCTTCTGCTGTGGTTGACCTTTCAGATCTGGTGATTCTGTGTGTGCCAGATGATGCGATAGCGTCCGTTGTTGAAGCGCTCTCTGAGAAATCCTGGCGGGAAAAGGCAGTCGTGCATACTTCCGGCGTTCATGGCGTCGGGATTCTTTATCCGTTAACGGCTACTGGGGCAATGACAGGGAGCCTGCATCCAGCATTGCCCTTTGCGCGATTTGATCACTCACCCGATGTACTGAAGGGCATCACATTTGCCATAGAATCGGACCATCCTATATTGAGTGTCT
The DNA window shown above is from Candidatus Flexicrinis proximus and carries:
- a CDS encoding amidohydrolase family protein, translating into MQRVDTILTGGTVVTMNDGFRVIPDGAVAIRDGNIVAVGTSSEIAASSEADSIVNCQGQYILPGLVNVHTHVPMTLLRGLSDDLRLDVWLYGYIMPTEREFVSPDFCRVGTQLACAEMIRGGVTTFTDMYYFEDEIARATAQAGMRAVLGETVLKFPAPDAASYEDSLAYARKFIETWRGHPLITPAVAPHAPYSNTEETLNKCVELALEFDAPLIIHIAETHAEVDDHRKQYKQTLVHWLNKIGLFRARVIAAHCVAIDETEMRIFREKGGAIAHCPSANLKLSSGIAAVQSMLDNKVTVGIGTDGPASNNDLDMFEEMRLAALLAKTQPLNPTALPAKMALYMATLGGAKVNGLDKVTGSIEVGKAADMIVFDALPLHNTPHYDFNPDNIYSRIVYAGKASDVAHTMVAGQWLMRDRELLTINETELRIEATGYSGRIGEFLANYQRNVLSKLVAVSVGLERSESFEIQVKAVLRNASSIEMLLDHPDVKIMRETHYRQHDTYFLFNDPAAGRVRYREDDKIDEDGRIREVRARLTYMSPRKERSIDSAVAVSRSRFISAADRPLRFYKEYFQADQERTVEKDRRRWSIEYRGVQFYVNIDEVLNPAQQQIFIELKSNTWSARDADFKAAHVQEMLRILGIEGDDIVTDDYLEILPGPTNN
- a CDS encoding purine-nucleoside phosphorylase — translated: MTDTTSYHLAVGAIRQYTDAKPKIGLVLGSGLGVLADEVTGAVAIPYGSIPGWPRSTVHGHSGRLIIGQLEGHTVVCQQGRAHYYEGYSAQEVSFPIRVMKFLGVDTVILTNAAGGVDTNYTAGDIMLINDHINFVGMGGAHALRGPNDDTLGERFVGMSQAYDRDLRTKAKDVAQANGIAMHEGVYTCLSGPTFETPAEVRMLRAIGTDAVGMSTVHEVVVARHMGMRVLAFSAITNKSIDVIDSDMDANHEEVLEFGKMIVPKLKTIIRGVINAL
- a CDS encoding DUF2520 domain-containing protein, producing the protein MSRPRIGFVGAGKVGSVLARAWFRQGYQIVSVYSRMQPHTTELAREIGATAAESASAVVDLSDLVILCVPDDAIASVVEALSEKSWREKAVVHTSGVHGVGILYPLTATGAMTGSLHPALPFARFDHSPDVLKGITFAIESDHPILSVWLSDLIDAVEGAMITLRPESKALYHAALVLTSNYAISLFAASKQILVGLGAGEQAAEEALLQLLRGTLSNLAEQGLPDALTGPLVRGDIGTLKLHLAALESNSPALSAYLTLARLTLPLLAGREVNTHTVEDLLNEWEGK